One Setaria italica strain Yugu1 chromosome I, Setaria_italica_v2.0, whole genome shotgun sequence DNA window includes the following coding sequences:
- the LOC101756934 gene encoding uncharacterized protein LOC101756934, with the protein MRCKATQTQSVQKKSSSATVQRDKKGKVQGPKLDDGSGGFPPFRFGKGGGGGGGGGGGSNYFGRFLLLSCVLLLDYLKEFEKYLLTRKHRGGDDTSNGLLQP; encoded by the exons ATGAGGTGTAAAGCTACTCAAACCCAAAGCGTCCAAAAGAAATCTTCAAGTGCAACTGTTCAACGTGATAAGAAAG GGAAAGTTCAAGGGCCAAAGCTGGACGATGGAAGTGGTGGGTTCCCTCCGTTCCGCTTCGGCAAAggtgggggcggtggtggaggtggcgggggtGGCAGCAACTACTTCGGCAGATTCCTGCTCCTCTCCTGTGTGTTGCTCCTGGATTACCTGAAGGAGTTTGAGAAGTACCTGCTTACTCGGAAGCACCGAGGTGGAGACGACACCAGCAACGGGCTGCTACAACCATGA